The following proteins are encoded in a genomic region of Bacillus horti:
- a CDS encoding YhcN/YlaJ family sporulation lipoprotein — protein sequence MNKRWIALALLPMLFLTSACQANLGQEASPYQYPNNSKGLKALYKKQGAEQADENDAVRSIFPQAHDMNTRLENNHKLGRTPEPGGDMSQDSIPYGYVEHKKNDPEVLQQGYGMDINIDREVLADGISQIVVGLPNVQESAVITTKREIIIGYTASSVSDPELVREQVQLAGEALAPRWFDIYVADDIELVRSLEDVTKVPSHHRVEAQLRAQVDHIIKKLGGPRDPYQSKRINEQLDKDMKHNMDQKHE from the coding sequence ATGAACAAACGCTGGATAGCTTTAGCTCTTCTCCCTATGCTTTTCCTTACCTCAGCCTGTCAAGCAAATCTAGGACAAGAAGCCTCTCCATACCAATATCCAAATAATAGTAAGGGATTAAAAGCACTATATAAAAAGCAAGGGGCCGAGCAAGCGGACGAAAACGATGCTGTACGAAGCATTTTCCCCCAAGCCCATGATATGAATACCAGGTTAGAGAATAACCATAAGCTAGGTAGGACCCCTGAGCCTGGTGGAGATATGTCGCAGGATTCCATTCCCTATGGCTATGTAGAGCACAAGAAAAATGACCCTGAGGTATTGCAGCAAGGCTACGGTATGGACATAAACATTGATCGCGAGGTGTTGGCTGACGGTATTTCACAGATTGTTGTAGGTTTACCTAATGTCCAGGAATCAGCCGTAATCACAACAAAGCGGGAGATCATTATCGGTTATACGGCAAGTAGTGTAAGTGATCCTGAATTAGTTAGAGAACAGGTCCAACTTGCAGGTGAAGCTCTTGCACCAAGGTGGTTCGATATCTATGTAGCAGATGACATAGAGCTTGTGAGGAGCTTAGAGGATGTCACAAAGGTTCCTTCTCACCATCGTGTAGAAGCTCAGCTCCGTGCACAAGTAGATCACATCATCAAGAAGCTAGGAGGACCAAGAGATCCTTATCAATCAAAGCGCATTAATGAACAATTAGATAAGGATATGAAGCACAATATGGATCAAAAGCATGAGTAA
- a CDS encoding M23 family metallopeptidase, whose translation MSLIKKLIQLNLILITIVSPLLSSYVDANSSQKSDAELREERLGLYLKAEAITLIPWYYIAAVDQYERNIQQVRKDIPKSTGLSSIYFSSSFWHGELNPAEEDSSLDSIRFFNGHGQDGDGDGNASVRNDEDILYTMAHYLESYGQTEDDFKIALWDYYRNDKAVNQVLAIAQTYQHFRSIDLTKKAFPLPLFHDYTYRSTWGDRRGWGGRRIHEGTDIFASYGVPVRSTAYGVIEVMGWNKYGGWRVGIRDIHNNYHYYAHLSGFNKEVKEGMVVEPGVVLGYVGSSGYGKPGTSGKFPPHLHYGVYKFNGRTEWAYDPYPSLRAWERYERKQKKRG comes from the coding sequence ATGTCACTTATAAAAAAACTTATTCAGCTTAATCTCATCCTTATTACTATTGTTAGCCCATTATTATCTTCATATGTAGATGCTAATTCTTCACAAAAATCTGATGCTGAGCTAAGGGAGGAACGACTAGGGCTTTATTTAAAGGCTGAGGCTATCACACTTATCCCTTGGTATTACATAGCAGCAGTCGACCAATATGAACGTAACATTCAGCAGGTCCGTAAGGATATCCCTAAATCTACGGGGCTAAGTTCCATTTATTTCTCTTCCTCTTTTTGGCATGGGGAGCTCAATCCTGCTGAGGAAGACTCTTCTTTAGATTCTATTCGCTTTTTTAATGGTCATGGGCAGGACGGTGATGGGGATGGAAATGCTTCAGTAAGGAATGATGAGGATATTTTATATACAATGGCGCATTATTTAGAAAGTTATGGGCAGACCGAAGATGACTTTAAAATTGCCCTCTGGGACTATTATAGAAATGATAAAGCAGTTAATCAGGTTCTTGCTATCGCCCAAACTTATCAGCATTTTCGAAGTATAGATTTGACAAAAAAAGCTTTCCCTTTGCCTCTATTTCATGATTATACGTACAGAAGCACCTGGGGCGATCGACGTGGTTGGGGAGGAAGGCGTATCCATGAAGGAACAGATATTTTTGCTTCATATGGCGTACCTGTGCGCTCTACAGCCTATGGAGTAATCGAAGTAATGGGCTGGAATAAATACGGTGGATGGAGAGTTGGGATCCGAGATATTCATAATAATTACCATTATTACGCCCATCTTTCTGGCTTTAATAAAGAAGTGAAAGAAGGGATGGTCGTAGAGCCAGGTGTTGTACTTGGTTACGTCGGTAGCTCAGGGTATGGGAAACCAGGAACGTCTGGAAAGTTCCCTCCACATTTGCATTATGGGGTTTACAAGTTCAATGGACGTACAGAATGGGCGTACGATCCTTACCCTTCTTTAAGGGCTTGGGAGAGGTATGAGCGGAAGCAAAAAAAACGGGGCTGA
- a CDS encoding metal ABC transporter ATP-binding protein produces MRKIVEATNLSVAYQGKVALHPSTVALNSGKLIGIIGPNGAGKSTFLKGVMGLVPLLSGDVKIWDQPVSKIQKKVAYVPQRSDIDWDFPVLVQDVIMMGRYPLLGWFKRPKAYDYQVVQDCLEKVQLTDFSKRQIGQLSGGQQQRVFLARALAQEANLLLLDEPFVGVDIATEHIMIEQLRELRNQGKTIIVVHHDLSKANQYFDEILLINKGIVGYGPVQQIFKPDILNEAYGGKLAVIQQENKVTVMSQ; encoded by the coding sequence ATGAGAAAAATAGTGGAAGCCACAAATCTTAGTGTAGCGTATCAAGGTAAAGTTGCCTTGCATCCTTCAACAGTAGCTTTAAATAGTGGTAAGCTAATAGGCATTATTGGTCCAAATGGGGCAGGTAAATCTACGTTTTTAAAAGGAGTTATGGGCTTAGTTCCTCTCCTGAGTGGTGATGTAAAGATATGGGATCAGCCTGTTTCAAAAATCCAGAAAAAAGTAGCCTATGTGCCTCAACGTTCTGATATTGATTGGGACTTTCCTGTACTCGTTCAAGATGTAATTATGATGGGGCGCTATCCATTGCTAGGCTGGTTTAAAAGACCAAAGGCTTACGACTATCAGGTCGTCCAAGATTGCTTAGAAAAGGTACAGTTGACTGACTTTTCGAAGCGTCAAATTGGGCAGCTTTCCGGTGGTCAGCAGCAAAGAGTCTTTTTAGCCAGAGCCCTTGCTCAAGAGGCAAACTTACTCCTCTTGGATGAGCCGTTTGTAGGTGTAGATATAGCTACAGAGCACATTATGATTGAACAGCTTCGAGAATTAAGAAATCAAGGAAAGACGATCATCGTTGTTCATCATGACTTAAGTAAAGCTAATCAATATTTTGATGAAATTCTACTCATTAATAAAGGAATTGTAGGTTATGGACCTGTTCAGCAAATCTTCAAGCCCGATATTCTTAATGAAGCCTACGGTGGTAAGCTGGCTGTGATTCAACAAGAAAATAAAGTGACGGTGATGAGCCAGTGA
- a CDS encoding metal ABC transporter permease, protein MLEGFIQFFEALTRYTYLQQALYASILVGTICGLIGCYIILRGMALMGDAISHSVLPGVAISFMLGSTNFFIGAVTTGVITALGIGFISRNTKIKEDSAIGIMFTAAFALGIVLINLMRGVPVDLYHILFGNVLGVSRTDLYIILGIGIVTVLTIIIFYKELLLSTFDPTMAKASGLPVGLIHYMLMLLLSLVTVASLQAVGIILVVAMLITPGATAYLLTDRLKIMLILSTLVGIVSAVLGLIFSYVLDVSSGAAIVLVATFFFVLAMLFSPKQGLLRRRKRTVAV, encoded by the coding sequence ATATTAGAAGGATTTATCCAATTTTTCGAGGCATTAACACGATATACGTATTTGCAGCAGGCTCTTTACGCCTCCATTTTGGTTGGGACAATTTGTGGACTTATTGGCTGTTACATCATATTAAGAGGCATGGCTTTAATGGGAGATGCTATATCTCACTCCGTTCTTCCTGGTGTGGCCATTTCCTTTATGCTTGGGAGCACAAACTTTTTTATCGGTGCTGTTACAACAGGTGTAATTACGGCGTTAGGGATTGGCTTTATTTCACGCAATACAAAAATTAAAGAGGACTCAGCGATTGGGATTATGTTCACAGCAGCCTTCGCTCTAGGAATCGTCTTAATTAATTTGATGAGAGGTGTCCCCGTAGATTTATACCATATCCTTTTCGGAAATGTTTTAGGGGTATCAAGGACGGACTTATATATTATTTTAGGGATTGGGATTGTTACCGTCTTGACGATCATTATTTTTTACAAAGAATTGCTGTTATCAACCTTTGACCCGACAATGGCTAAGGCAAGTGGACTTCCAGTAGGACTTATTCATTATATGCTTATGCTTTTACTTTCATTAGTTACAGTAGCCTCCCTACAAGCTGTGGGTATAATTCTAGTTGTGGCCATGTTGATTACTCCGGGAGCTACAGCTTACCTTCTGACAGACCGACTTAAGATTATGCTTATTCTGTCAACCTTAGTGGGGATCGTATCGGCGGTCTTAGGATTAATTTTTTCCTATGTATTAGATGTATCTTCCGGAGCTGCTATTGTTCTTGTTGCTACCTTCTTCTTTGTGCTAGCAATGCTTTTCTCACCGAAGCAGGGATTATTGCGAAGAAGAAAAAGAACAGTAGCTGTATAA
- a CDS encoding metal ABC transporter solute-binding protein, Zn/Mn family, protein MVSVLRKIGFSIIISLLSLSLLAACSNNGDGAGANEEGKVRVVSSFSVLHDVVQNVGGDLVEASFLTPIGEDPHEFEPTPSTFQLISDADLLIFNGFNMDYWIQGLAQNAQSNATEVIVTQGVESIPLSADAGEMAGMEDPHAWLDPKNVMIYAENIKDALVQADPDHADQYEANLKDYLAELEELDTWIKEEVEQIPAGQRMVIISESALKYFARGYDFQYNSIWEINAHEEGSPRQIENLINVIEENEIPAVFLETSVNPSAMERVASEAGIEIAGRVYTDSVGGSGTGAETYIDMMKRNVETFVEGLTGN, encoded by the coding sequence ATGGTGTCAGTTTTAAGAAAAATAGGCTTTTCGATTATTATTTCATTATTAAGTTTAAGTCTGTTGGCTGCTTGCTCAAACAATGGGGACGGAGCTGGAGCAAATGAAGAAGGAAAGGTGAGAGTTGTCTCTTCCTTCAGTGTTCTACATGATGTTGTACAGAATGTAGGGGGAGACTTGGTAGAAGCTAGCTTCTTAACACCAATTGGGGAAGATCCTCATGAATTTGAGCCTACGCCAAGCACCTTTCAGCTCATATCGGATGCAGACTTACTCATTTTCAATGGATTTAATATGGATTATTGGATTCAAGGCTTAGCTCAAAATGCACAAAGTAACGCTACAGAGGTTATAGTTACACAAGGTGTAGAGTCGATCCCTTTAAGCGCTGATGCTGGTGAGATGGCTGGGATGGAGGATCCTCACGCTTGGTTAGATCCAAAGAATGTAATGATTTATGCTGAGAATATCAAGGATGCTTTGGTTCAAGCTGATCCTGATCATGCAGATCAATATGAAGCAAACCTGAAAGACTATCTTGCTGAGCTAGAAGAGCTTGATACATGGATTAAAGAAGAGGTAGAGCAGATTCCTGCGGGACAGCGAATGGTGATAATCAGTGAAAGTGCATTAAAGTACTTTGCACGTGGCTATGATTTCCAATACAATTCTATCTGGGAAATTAATGCACATGAAGAAGGCAGTCCTAGACAAATTGAAAATCTAATTAATGTCATTGAAGAAAATGAAATTCCTGCCGTATTCTTAGAAACAAGTGTGAATCCAAGCGCTATGGAACGCGTTGCCAGTGAGGCAGGGATAGAAATCGCCGGAAGAGTATACACTGATTCTGTAGGTGGAAGCGGAACAGGTGCAGAAACATATATTGATATGATGAAGAGAAATGTAGAAACGTTTGTTGAAGGCCTGACAGGAAATTGA
- a CDS encoding dihydrofolate reductase, with amino-acid sequence MISMIACSSQNGVIGQDNDMPWHLPEDLKFFKKTTLGHTVVMGRKTFESIGKPLPQRRNIIITRSKDFLPEGCEVMHSVEEVLQVEGDIFITGGAQLYEQFLPHADRIYLTVIHEDIEGDTFFPSLDQSWEVIEERKGQRDEKNPYEYTFYTYERK; translated from the coding sequence ATGATTTCAATGATAGCTTGCAGTAGTCAGAACGGTGTGATTGGACAAGATAATGATATGCCTTGGCATCTACCTGAGGATTTGAAGTTTTTTAAAAAGACGACATTAGGTCACACGGTGGTCATGGGTAGGAAAACGTTTGAGTCTATTGGTAAGCCTCTGCCTCAGCGTAGAAATATCATTATTACAAGAAGCAAGGATTTTCTGCCTGAGGGCTGTGAGGTGATGCACAGTGTTGAGGAAGTTTTGCAGGTTGAGGGTGATATTTTTATCACTGGTGGTGCACAACTATATGAGCAGTTTTTACCACACGCCGATCGAATTTATTTAACGGTTATTCATGAGGATATTGAGGGAGATACTTTTTTTCCTAGTCTCGATCAATCCTGGGAAGTTATTGAAGAACGTAAGGGTCAAAGGGATGAGAAAAACCCTTATGAATATACCTTTTATACGTACGAAAGAAAATAA